Proteins encoded together in one Electrophorus electricus isolate fEleEle1 chromosome 9, fEleEle1.pri, whole genome shotgun sequence window:
- the LOC113585398 gene encoding E3 ubiquitin-protein ligase TRIM21-like isoform X2, with the protein MATSSITSTTDSGALQKDTFIPHHLTCSICMDMLDEPVTSICGHTFCKKCLSHHLENTRACPLCKHSLLENPAINVIFKSILQEYRQIHGLGSKVQAPDEITCDMCPNNGRCKATKSCLICLMSYCDYHLKGHQTKLRLQGHKLVAPVKDLDQRACLVHGRPLELYCIQNDKCICSLCVKEGTEVTSVENESVSRKKILASVIKNMEQRMQHHQEKVKEFQHSTEKCLALIKREKEEIKEIFEAVRKVVGEAEQEALGPLEEKACHVERELKDLSEELQREITEFKKIIYKLQTSTEEEDHIFFLQNYLQTVPASESGKDWTNVTMDTHLTFGTMRNLVKIMKTDTETELNKLSSIVDVTLDPNTSNAQLLVSDDMREVQDTGERRTVPDSSDRFDVFASILGLNQLPRDKSFWVVDVSDKQGWDIGVAKEKANRKGNLSLKPSQGYWVIVHYNGDQYAALEDSPIPLLLQDKPQKVGVFVDQQMELVSFYDIGAKAHIYSFTGCVFEDEILPYFSPHLKQGETNSSPLVICPVNLGD; encoded by the exons ATGGCTACTTCCTCAATTACATCCACTACAGATTCTGGTGCTTTACAGAAAGATACATTCATCCCTCATCATCTCACCTGCTCAATTTGCATGGATATGCTGGATGAGCCAGTGACTTCTATTTGTGGCCACACTTTCTGCAAGAAATGCCTGTCCCACCACCTGGAGAATACCCGAGCCTGCCCTCTGTGCAAGCATTCCCTATTGGAAAATCCCgcaataaatgttattttcaaatCTATCCTGCAGGAATACCGCCAAATCCATGGCTTGGGTTCAAAAGTTCAAGCCCCAGATGAGATCACCTGTGACATGTGCCCTAACAATGGCAGGTGTAAAGCAACCAAATCCTGTCTGATATGTCTGATGTCATACTGTGATTATCATCTAAAGGGGCACCAAACCAAGTTGCGCCTACAAGGTCATAAGTTGGTGGCTCCAGTGAAGGATCTAGACCAGCGGGCATGCTTGGTCCATGGCAGGCCTCTGGAGCTCTACTGTATTCAGAATGACAAGTGCatctgcagcctgtgtgtgaaGGAAGGGACAGAGGTGACATCTGTGGAAAATGAAAGTGTCTCTAGAAAG AAAATACTAGCCAGTGTGataaaaaacatggaacagagaATGCAGCACCATCAGGAGAAGGTGAAAGAGTTTCAACATTCAACAGAAAAGTGCCTG GCTCTGATTaagcgagagaaagaagagataaAAGAGATTTTTGAAGCTGTGAGGAAGGTGGTgggggaggcagagcaggaggcACTGGGTCCATTAGAGGAAAAGGCATGTCATGTGGAAAGGGAACTGAAGGACCTGTCAGAGGAGCTGCAGCGAGAGATCACTGAATTCAAAAAGATCATCTATAAACTACAAACAAGCACAGAGGAAGAAGACCACATTTTCTTCCTACAG AATTATCTCCAGACAGTCCCAGCATCAGAAAGTGGCAAAGACTGGACTAATGTCACAATGGATACACATTTGACCTTTGGCACTATGAGGAACCTGGtgaaaattatgaaaactgACACTGAGACTGAGCTAAACAAGCTCTCCAGCATtg TGGATGTGACACTGGATCCCAACACTTCTAATGCTCAGCTTCTGGTGTCTGATGATATGAGAGAAGTCCAAGACACTGGAGAGAGAAGGACTGTCCCTGACAGCTCTGACAGGTTTGATGTCTTTGCAAGTATTTTGGGCCTGAATCAGCTGCCCAGGGACAAGTCATTCTGGGTAGTGGATGTCAGTGACAAACAAGGCTGGGATATTGGGGTAGCAAAGGAGAAGGCCAACAGAAAGGGGAATTTGTCCCTTAAACCAAGCCAAGGCTACTGGGTCATCGTGCATTACAATGGGGATCAATACGCAGCTCTGGAAGACTCTCCAATCCCACTCTTGCTTCAAGATAAGCCTCAGAAAGTGGGCGTGTTTGTAGACCAACAAATGGAGCTGGTCTCCTTCTATGATATAGGAGCCAAGGCTCACATTTACTCTTTTACTGGCTGTGTATTTGAAGATGAAATTCTGCCCTATTTTAGCCCTCATCTTAAGCAAGGTGAAACCAACTCAAGCCCTTTGGTTATCTGCCCTGTAAATCTGGGTGactga
- the LOC113585398 gene encoding E3 ubiquitin-protein ligase TRIM21-like isoform X1 yields MATSSITSTTDSGALQKDTFIPHHLTCSICMDMLDEPVTSICGHTFCKKCLSHHLENTRACPLCKHSLLENPAINVIFKSILQEYRQIHGLGSKVQAPDEITCDMCPNNGRCKATKSCLICLMSYCDYHLKGHQTKLRLQGHKLVAPVKDLDQRACLVHGRPLELYCIQNDKCICSLCVKEGTEVTSVENESVSRKKILASVIKNMEQRMQHHQEKVKEFQHSTEKCLALIKREKEEIKEIFEAVRKVVGEAEQEALGPLEEKACHVERELKDLSEELQREITEFKKIIYKLQTSTEEEDHIFFLQNYLQTVPASESGKDWTNVTMDTHLTFGTMRNLVKIMKTDTETELNKLSSIEIERIKKYSVDVTLDPNTSNAQLLVSDDMREVQDTGERRTVPDSSDRFDVFASILGLNQLPRDKSFWVVDVSDKQGWDIGVAKEKANRKGNLSLKPSQGYWVIVHYNGDQYAALEDSPIPLLLQDKPQKVGVFVDQQMELVSFYDIGAKAHIYSFTGCVFEDEILPYFSPHLKQGETNSSPLVICPVNLGD; encoded by the exons ATGGCTACTTCCTCAATTACATCCACTACAGATTCTGGTGCTTTACAGAAAGATACATTCATCCCTCATCATCTCACCTGCTCAATTTGCATGGATATGCTGGATGAGCCAGTGACTTCTATTTGTGGCCACACTTTCTGCAAGAAATGCCTGTCCCACCACCTGGAGAATACCCGAGCCTGCCCTCTGTGCAAGCATTCCCTATTGGAAAATCCCgcaataaatgttattttcaaatCTATCCTGCAGGAATACCGCCAAATCCATGGCTTGGGTTCAAAAGTTCAAGCCCCAGATGAGATCACCTGTGACATGTGCCCTAACAATGGCAGGTGTAAAGCAACCAAATCCTGTCTGATATGTCTGATGTCATACTGTGATTATCATCTAAAGGGGCACCAAACCAAGTTGCGCCTACAAGGTCATAAGTTGGTGGCTCCAGTGAAGGATCTAGACCAGCGGGCATGCTTGGTCCATGGCAGGCCTCTGGAGCTCTACTGTATTCAGAATGACAAGTGCatctgcagcctgtgtgtgaaGGAAGGGACAGAGGTGACATCTGTGGAAAATGAAAGTGTCTCTAGAAAG AAAATACTAGCCAGTGTGataaaaaacatggaacagagaATGCAGCACCATCAGGAGAAGGTGAAAGAGTTTCAACATTCAACAGAAAAGTGCCTG GCTCTGATTaagcgagagaaagaagagataaAAGAGATTTTTGAAGCTGTGAGGAAGGTGGTgggggaggcagagcaggaggcACTGGGTCCATTAGAGGAAAAGGCATGTCATGTGGAAAGGGAACTGAAGGACCTGTCAGAGGAGCTGCAGCGAGAGATCACTGAATTCAAAAAGATCATCTATAAACTACAAACAAGCACAGAGGAAGAAGACCACATTTTCTTCCTACAG AATTATCTCCAGACAGTCCCAGCATCAGAAAGTGGCAAAGACTGGACTAATGTCACAATGGATACACATTTGACCTTTGGCACTATGAGGAACCTGGtgaaaattatgaaaactgACACTGAGACTGAGCTAAACAAGCTCTCCAGCATtg AAATTGAAAGGATTAAGAAGTATTCTG TGGATGTGACACTGGATCCCAACACTTCTAATGCTCAGCTTCTGGTGTCTGATGATATGAGAGAAGTCCAAGACACTGGAGAGAGAAGGACTGTCCCTGACAGCTCTGACAGGTTTGATGTCTTTGCAAGTATTTTGGGCCTGAATCAGCTGCCCAGGGACAAGTCATTCTGGGTAGTGGATGTCAGTGACAAACAAGGCTGGGATATTGGGGTAGCAAAGGAGAAGGCCAACAGAAAGGGGAATTTGTCCCTTAAACCAAGCCAAGGCTACTGGGTCATCGTGCATTACAATGGGGATCAATACGCAGCTCTGGAAGACTCTCCAATCCCACTCTTGCTTCAAGATAAGCCTCAGAAAGTGGGCGTGTTTGTAGACCAACAAATGGAGCTGGTCTCCTTCTATGATATAGGAGCCAAGGCTCACATTTACTCTTTTACTGGCTGTGTATTTGAAGATGAAATTCTGCCCTATTTTAGCCCTCATCTTAAGCAAGGTGAAACCAACTCAAGCCCTTTGGTTATCTGCCCTGTAAATCTGGGTGactga